In Leishmania major strain Friedlin complete genome, chromosome 34, the following proteins share a genomic window:
- a CDS encoding putative protein kinase, whose protein sequence is MQVDIGNNTVRQNFSSIVSSAEIRQLNVRLQQAYAGAASAQATAAGHQEGGGPGAVLSQRRVYHNAVEGAAGVPSSHQNASRLHRRSSFNLSRSSAGSRHSYRHHQGRQHGSTPRSGSGHSQSPEQPALRPQQATLGVSHIAPAARTTTPANSSTAVNNASVSSRASIFGVPRSLNSRIIQPPHLQLLPPPLQAPAVFVGAGPSPVPMATVISTPHCQQGHPDAAQDKGGAASPAGAVDGAPVYAGDNRSKGMVGNEGDGNCGRAEGSGPHGGGDAGSRNCNDKPAAAASPKLAHTKIQVGMRLRRWIIINRIGAGSFGETFAAMEVDGPAEEADSLTVAAENLKLLENLPPAEERNEVCIKVEQENKNVLRLEALALKKVQPCPQVVRYLGSGCTNGMNYLVMEKLGSNLAELRRRSQHGTFNIYTTLKAGVSCLTAIRGVHDLGLVHRDIKPSNFVTGLPGTPDHTTCYLIDFGLARRFRRSNGEIRPPRENAGFRGTSRYASVASHHHRELGRVDDLWSLLFMLVEFATGTLPWRKYKEKDDIGRCKEESISPHLVRNLPREFQPFLAHLQTLRYEDEPDYDLLLTLMHRALERRGYPPNKPVEWEIDSSMADSCIDADGAPVVDAGARAVQGSAAHLRDVGPAPDAAGNGHSMDDNASSRPLQPPPRRAAPLPGAVEMGSRELQHTPLHPDAAQPNSVASRVGSGNGAAGNGATMSGYPADALHPHNSGTLRMSEVDIGGSGAGEDCMHGNPPVGVDASVQYCGPPPQGGSADIPITTACLAAEGSESPRAQASSGEYDHNEYSLRENGSGAYSPLMAPVSHFNAAVASGADPPGSCPAAGPLANSALEPNNATQWRETAAERNGLKRRAGHQQHENECDGPDIAKREAGRSHQQMGGPTADLDASVAADEHGEVHYGKDGKTSSKKKLQCECVAM, encoded by the coding sequence ATGCAAGTCGATATCGGCAACAACACAGTCCGGCAGAACTTCAGCAGCATCGTCTCCAGTGCGGAGATTCGTCAACTCAACGTTCGTCTTCAGCAGGCCTACGCCGGTGCAGCGTCCGCTCAAGCTACCGCGGCAGGTCACCAGGAAGGCGGCGGTCCTGGCGCCGTGCTGTCCCAGCGACGCGTGTATCACAACGCTGTCGAAGGAGCAGCCGGTGTACCGAGTAGCCACCAGAACGCTTCTCGCTTGCATCGGCGCTCGTCTTTCAACCTGAGTCGCTCGTCCGCAGGATCTCGCCACTCGTATCGCCACCACCAGGGTAGGCAGCACGGCAGCACTccgcgcagcggctccgGACACTCCCAGTCGCCTGAGCAGCCGGCTCTTCGGCCACAGCAGGCGACCCTCGGGGTATCCCATAtcgctccagctgcgcggACAACCACCCCGGcgaacagcagcacagcggTTAACAACGCGTCTGTGTCAAGTCGAGCTAGCATTTTCGGCGTACCTCGAAGCCTCAACAGTCGCATTATACAGCCGCCGCATCTACAGCTGCtcccaccgccgctgcaggcacCCGCGGTCTTCGTTGGTGCAGGGCCGTCACCGGTGCCTATGGCTACCGTCATTTCGACCCCGCATTGCCAACAGGGCCATcccgacgcggcgcaggaCAAGGGCGGGGCAGCCTCTCCGGCCGGAGCCGTAGACGGTGCACCCGTGTACGCCGGGGACAACCGTAGCAAAGGGATGGTCGGCAACGAGGGCGACGGGAACTGCGGTCGCGCTGAGGGCAGCGgcccgcacggcggcggcgacgccggcagccgcaACTGCAACGATAAacccgccgcagcggccagCCCGAAACTAGCACACACGAAGATTCAGGTAGGCATGCGCCTGCGTCGATGGATCATCATCAATCGCATCGGCGCCGGATCCTTCGGTGAAACGTTCGCGGCCATGGAGGTGGACGGTccggccgaggaggcggatAGTCTCACCGTAGCCGCGGAGAATCTGAAGCTACTGGAAAATTTGCCCCCGGCAGAGGAGCGCAACGAGGTGTGCATCAAAGTGgaacaagaaaacaaaaatgTACTGCGGCTGGAGGCGCTTGCTTTGAAAAAGGTGCAGCCCTGCCCCCAAGTGGTGCGCTACCTTGGTAGCGGCTGTACGAATGGAATGAACTACTTGGTGATGGAGAAGCTAGGCTCGAACCTggccgagctgcgccgtcgcagccAGCATGGCACCTTCAACATCTACACGACACTCAAAGCCGGCGTCTCGTGCCTGACAGCGATCCGCGGAGTTCACGACCTTGGGCTGGTGCACCGCGACATCAAGCCGTCGAACTTTGTTACCGGGCTGCCCGGCACTCCGGACCACACCACATGCTACTTGATCGACTTCGGCCTCGcccgccgcttccgccgctCAAACGGCGAAATTCGCCCGCCGCGCGAAAACGCCGGGTTTCGTGGAACGAGCCGGTACGCCTCTGTCGCctcgcaccaccaccgggAGCTGGGCCGCGTAGATGACCTGTGGAGCTTGCTCTTCATGCTCGTAGAGTTTGCCACCGGCACGCTACCGTGGCGCAAGTACAAGGAAAAGGATGACATTGGGCGCTGCAAGGAGGAATCCATCAGCCCGCATCTCGTGCGCAACCTGCCACGCGAGTTTCAGCCCTTCTTAGCTCATTTGCAGACCCTCCGCTACGAGGACGAGCCGGACTACGACCTGCTCCTCACTCTCATGCATCGCGCGCTGGAGCGTCGCGGCTACCCGCCCAATAAGCCGGTAGAGTGGGAGATCGACTCGTCAATGGCGGACTCTTGCATAGATGCCGACGGTGCCCCTGTCGTGGACGCGGGTGCTAGAGCGGTGCAGGGCTCTGCGGCGCACCTTCGCGATGTCGGCCCCGCACCTGACGCCGCGGGAAATGGGCATTCGATGGACGACAACGCTAGTAGCAGGCCGCTGCAACCTCCACCCCGTAGGGCAGCTCCGCTGCCTGGCGCTGTAGAAATGGGTTCACGAGAACTCCAACACACGCCCCTGCACCCTGATGCGGCCCAACCGAACAGCGTTGCCAGCCGCGTAGGCAGCGGCAATGGCGCTGCAGGAAATGGCGCCACCATGAGTGGTTACCCGGCCGACGCTCTGCATCCGCATAACAGCGGCACACTACGTATGAGCGAGGTTGACATTGGTGGCTCTGGCGCGGGTGAGGATTGTATGCACGGCAACCCGCCGGTCGGTGTAGATGCTTCCGTGCAGTACTGTGGCCCGCCCCCGCAAGGCGGGTCTGCCGACATTCCTATCACTACAGCGTGTCTTGCCGCCGAAGGCAGCGAGTCACCCCGCGCACAAGCCAGTTCGGGCGAGTACGACCACAACGAATACTCCCTGCGTGAAAACGGTAGCGGTGCCTACAGTCCCCTCATGGCGCCTGTTTCTCATTTTAATGCCGCAGTAGCTTCTGGCGCTGATCCGCCTGGCAGCTgcccagcagcagggccgcTAGCGAACTCAGCGCTGGAACCAAACAACGCTACTCagtggagagagacggcCGCGGAACGCAACGGGTTAAAGCGTCGAGCGGGTCATCAGCAGCACGAAAACGAGTGCGACGGTCCAGACATcgcgaagagggaggcgggcCGATCTCACCAGCAGATGGGCGGCCCCACCGCCGATCTTGACGCCTCCGTGGCAGCAGACGAGCACGGGGAGGTGCACTACGGTAAGGATGGTAAGACGTCGTCTAAGAAGAAGTTACAGTGCGAATGCGTTGCCATGTAG